The Agelaius phoeniceus isolate bAgePho1 chromosome 2, bAgePho1.hap1, whole genome shotgun sequence region AATGAGAGTGGGATAAACCAAATGAAgccaaaagaaaacagaacaggCATAGCATTTCTTCATCCTTTTAGAAAATGTAGTGTAATAAATAGCTACAGCTGTAGTCCTTTTGTTTCCCCAGTGTCTTCCAAACGCAAACACATTTTGAAGCATTGATATTGCCCTGTGattgttctctttttcttctttttgttccttttgttttgtGATTGCTACAGCATTGGCCTCTAACGCTGACATCCTTAAGAGCTCGAGTGGTGTTGGCAGCCCGGTCCTGGCACCCACACAGCCTATGTAGAGCTTTGAGAAGAGCGATCGTCGTGGGGGCTGCCGTCCGAGTTCTCGGTGTCCCCCTCGGAGATGGCCTGCATGGGGGTGTTGTAGAGCCGGCAGCGCACGCTGTACCGGCTGCTGCTGGCCGCCGGCGGGGCCCGCGACCGCCCCACCCGCGACGATGCCGACATGGGGAAGTTCTTGGAGGAGAATCCTTCCGTGTTGACCCTGGGGGAGCAAGGGGAGAGTGGCGATAATGCATCAGGGCTTGTTGTGGGAGGAGACTCTTCCGTGCTTTGAAGGGCGTCTGCTGTCAGGTCTCCGGGAGACTTGGGCAGAATCGGACTTTTCAGAATTTCTGTGGCAGACATCCTGTAGCTGGAATCAGATCGGCTGCCCTTTTTAAGGAGCAGTAGCTTAAACTCCTCATTGGATGTGTTGGACTTTTTGGCATTCCTGTATATGAGCCCGGGGGACCTCTGACTGCTGATGGGAGTGCCCACGCTGCTGGCTGGTGGCATGTTGCTGGTAGGCAGTGTGCTGCTGGTGGGAGGCTGGCTGCTGGTCCCAGATGAAGCTCTCAATCTGTTTCTTACGGAAAGGTCTCCAGAATCCTTTCTCCCAAGAACTTTCCTTTTTGATCTGTAAAAACACAAAGGAGAACTCTTTCATACATTATTTTTGTACTATAATGCTTAGCGCTCTTCTGGAGTTTTACAGATGCTTTCATATTTAGCCAGAGTTCTCTCAAGTCCTCTGTAAAATATTGGAGTCTATCAGTGTCTCATGGCACTGAGCTGCAGAGTTCCTCTCAACACTACCCAGCCTCTTCCAAGATAGTGTATGCACAACCAAGTCTTTGTAAAGACAATACATACAGAAATTTAGGCAATAATAATATGCAGCATAATCTATTCAGTATCAGAAAATTTCAATTTCAGTTGTGATCCCAAATTTCAGCTGACTACAAAATACTCTAAAATTGAAGAGATACCTTTTCATACCCTTCTCCCTGCAACAATTTATTCACCAGACTAGAGCTGGTGGACTGGTAGGCAGAAGACAGGAACCATTGCAGGTAGTTTGCTTTGATGATGTGTATGTTAGTTAGAGAGAAcagctttttgtttttatctGTAAAGCATCCCACACATGCCATGAAGATACTCAGACTGCACTCCAGGCCATAATAAAACATGTTTTAATGCTGCCTTTTAGAAAATGAAACTGAGTTAACTGAAGAACGTAGTTTGAGGACAAGACTTAAACATAGAATAACCATCCTGCAGCTATTGTTAGTGGACAGCTGTACAGGGATGCATGTTACCATTTCCCATTGCCACAAGGTTGGTCACCTGTGAATGACTGCAAACAGATCCTCAGTAGTGCGGGGTTTGTTTGGAGACACAAAGGCATCCTCAGTGTCAGCCTGTGACTCCTCACTCAGTGGAGACATGATGGACTCATCGCTTGGAGAAGACTCTTAAAAAAGGAGAGAAGCCACGTTATAAGTCAGACTCCACTGCACTTTGCAACAGCACTGCCAGTTGGAGGCACCAGCTCCGCTCACAGCTGAGTGGGCAATACCACCATACAGCCTTTTCCCTCTAGTCTAAAAGTCATGTCTGTTCCATATTGGATATTCCCATAAAAGGAGCACTGAAACAAGATCTCCCATTTACGTAATAGTTGTGATAATCAAACTCTCCTGTACCCACGGCCAGTGCTCCTCACTTGGATCTTTTCAGCTGAAATGTAGCACAGGGGAGGAAATAAAATGCAGTCTGAATACTTTGGAAAAGTGTAAATAGCTGTGAGCTGGCTAGCTGGCCAACTAACCAACAAAGCGGGGGGTGTCTATGCTTAAACCTACAGAGGGAAGCTGATGTGCCACTCTGCTTTGATTCCACTACCATCCCATCCAAAACCACCTCATTGGGTATGACACAGAATTCCCAACTGACCTTTCAGCGAAGGCTCGTCTGCGCCGCCCACTGTCTCGTCTGCCCTGCTGTCATCAGAGGCACTTTTGGTTGGGATACCTGATGTGATATCGTTTTCCTGCTTGCAACCCTCTTCACTGAGTGAATCTACTGCTGCCATCTCTGCTTCATAGTTGATATTCCCAGGCACATGGTGGCTTACGTCAGGTTCGTGCTTAAACTGATGGGTGATGGCTGGTCCCTCAGCCTGAGCTGGGCTTTCATCCACGGGCCCAACTTCCACCTTCCCCTCGCTGCCTGTGGAGAGCTCTTGCTCAGCCTGCACTTGCTGAAGATCGTGCACTATTTCTGCTCCCTGGACAGGTTTCTTTGTTTCATCATCACTTGTGGGGACAGCTGAGCCCTTCTGAAAGCCATCCATGGGGATGGCACATGTCTGATTCGGAGAGCTTTCTGGTAAGCGTTCAGTGGCCAGGTGTGTTTGCTCGTTCCCAGGTTTGATTTCAACCAGACCCATGCTTGCTGAAGTTACAGCTTCTCTCTCACAGCTATTCTGCCCACTGAAAGATGAGCTTTTCTCTAAAGGTGGTTTTCCAGGGCCTGCTTCTGCTGGGGAAGTGTCAATGTACAGCATTATGGCCTCATCTGTAGAGTACTGGCGTGATACTGGTTTTTTAGCTAAGAGTGGCCTCATTTTGCCTGGAGAGACCTCAGTTGCCATCAAGGTGGTCTCCTGTATGCAGAGCAGGTCTGGGGTACTGCCTTTATGTTTCACTCCTTCAGGCTTGTTGACTGCCCGGAGGTGGACAGACTTGAGAACGGAGGGTGTGATGGCGAGGGCAGAGGGAGGGCCGGGCTGCAGGGCGTCCCCGACCGCGCTCTGCTTGCTGTGGCTAAAGGTATGCAGCTGGTGCCTGTGAGCGAAGGGCTTGCTCAAGACATTGTGAAGAGCACTTAGGTCAAGGTGAGTAGGAGGTATAATTGGAAGTTCGAGGTCTTTGCTCACTGAGGCAGTGCCATCTTTTGAGAGCGGCTGCTGCAGCGATGACTTCCTCTCTGGAACTTTAGGCTTCCTCTTGCTCCCCCCTGGAGACAATGGTCCCgaaaagaaagctgttggaAAAGAAGAGGTGGGCGTCTCTGACTGGCTGGAGTACCCACTGGAGGGTGAGGCTAACCCCGCCAACTTCTCTGGGGAGGCCAGCTTAAACTCATTATCAACAGAGGGGAGGGATGGGGTGGTAGCTCGTGACCCAGACTGAGACGTCTGGGATTCAGAGCTCTCTGGTGACTTGATGCACTCTATGACTGTAGTACCCGTAGCAGTGCTTGAATTGGACAAGGACCTATAAGGATCACTAGATTTCAAGTCGTTCAGAAGCCAGAGGTCTGCATAGTGAGGTTGTTCAGCACCTTCATCTTTAAAGGAGGGGATACTGGCGGTGTCAAATGGAGTGTCCTTTAACCCGCCATCATCCTGGTTTGGCCAGGGAAGCTCCTGCTTGGCTGGCAGGTTGGGGCCTTCCACTCGGGAAGGTGTGTTTGAAAACTCAAGGGGCAGCTTCATCTCCCTGGCAGTGTGAGAGACATGCTGCCCACCACCGATCTTTGGTTCTATCTTGTCAGGAAGGTCGGTGCTGCCCTCTGATTTCCTCAAAGACGAGCTGCGTTTTGGTGGGGCTGGCTTTGCCTTTGGTTTCTTCAGTGAGATGCACTGCCGTGCCTGCCTCCTGTGGCTCACGCACTCCTGCCAGGCATAGTCAGCAAGGCTGGAAGTCACACTCCCAGTCTGGCCACTCTCGGAGCCTGGGGCTGCATAGTTGCAAATATAGCTTTTATTACCCTTCAGACCGCAGTCAAAGTGCATGGAGGTATAGTATCCTTCAGTATCCACAGAAAAGTGTGAGCTAGTGTCTGCCTTGTCAGAGGGAGTCTTTTCAAGGAAGCTGTCATAGGTGGCCATGCTGGTAAAGCTGGGACATCCCAGGCTGTCTGCCTTTGGGCGCTCAGGGCTGAAGTCCTGGCGACAGGAGGCGTCATGGTGATGGTGCAGGTAGTTCCACTCACTGTCGCTTGTGTTGCTGTTGTTGGGGTCATCCAGTAAATCTGCCACAGTGGATGTGAAGGAGCTTGCCCTGTGGCCCCTGACCTTGTCTGCGTGGTCACCAAACTGCTCTGTGATGAAGACATTGGAGTCCTCGTTGGCATTGGGAGCGGTATTGAGTGACAGCTCGGAGTCACAGTGTGAAGAGCCTGTTAGtggaggagaggcagcaggaggaatGGTTTCAGATGTCTGGGAGGGACATGTGGAACTGCTCCCACTCCAGTTGCCACTGGAGGACTGGTGGTCATCTTTCTGGTCCATATGGCTGCTGAGCAGGACTCCTGCTGTGGAGATGGAGTGAATTGGGCTCCCGAAGGTGTCTGAGTTGGATGAAATTTCACAGCTGCCTGAATCGACCATCCTTGACAGCCGCGATCTCCCCCTCTCGCCGATGCTGTGCTCGGGGCTATGCAGGTGCTGAGGACAAGTTAAGCCAATGGGCTCCTGTGAACCCTGCTTGCTCAagatctccttccccttttttGGGATCCTCTCTTGACCAGCTAGGAAGTGCTCTGCTTCGTACCCTGCACTCTTGGCAGTGGCATCCTGATGGCCCTCGCTGGCCCGGGCGCCCTCGCGGGGGAGGCTCCGCGAGCGGATGCGGTTGCTCACAGCGGCAGCAAAGACTGCATCCCCGTTGTCTGCCAGCACCAGGATGTTGCCAGTGGAGTGGGACAGGGAGGCGACGACGCTCTGCCCCCGCTGGGCACGGATCCGTCGCCGGGAGGGAGCGGCTATCAGGATTTCTTCTGTCTGGCACTCCGAATCCCGGGTCCCCAACCTCCTGTTGCTGGAGCCAGGGAATTCTGGGTTTGTGTGCACAATCACATTGCGCTCTCTTGCCACTGGCGACTCGTCTGAATCTAGGACACATGGAAAGCTGGGTGAGTGGGAGAGAGCTCCACATTTCCTGGCATGAGACAACCCGCGGAACAACCCAAGAAGATATTATCTTCtgtattctttattttttaatctttctgaGCACTGGACCAAATTTAAGTTTTGTATAAAGATCTCCTGCCGGTGAGGTAGGGAAATTCTAGTCCTACAACATGACTTCTGCAATGCATTCTCAATGTGAGAATAAGCTGAGCTAAAAAGTACGACAAATACTAAGTTTTCAGTTCTTATGACTATTTCAGCTACTTAAAGTTTTTGGGAGTGGCTGCTGGACAAAATACTCATTAAGCttctaaaaataattctgtttctcCTTCCTGTGTGTTCAGTATTTCCATTATCTGCTTCTTTACTATCAAGAATATTTGCAACACATAAGAATCTTTTATTCATAGGTTCTCTGATTACTTATTCCCTACGATAAACACATTTCTTGTTTCTAGTAGAGTTTCATGGCAACTGACTGAAACACCAGAGCCATCTTCAGGTGCAGATGAATATTAAGAAATAGCAATTCTGTTAGTTTTGTTTTGAGTTAATAAGAATTTCACTCTGAATTTGCCTTCAACAGAATTGCTCCTAATTTACCCGGACAAAAAGTGAGGTAATTTGGTAGATTTAAGGCAAATATTCTTGATGATAAAGAATACTAGGAAGGAATTGAGGAGTATGATAAATAAAAGGAATGTTTAGCAAAACTCCCGTTGAGTACCAGCAGCTGTATCTATGGTGGATATTCAAGCACTCATCTAAGTTATCCAGCTGTTGTGACAACTCATCATCACTTTGTGGAGTAACATCTGTCAGTTCTTTACCTTAAACTCCCCTGATGCAAGAAAAAACTTTCACTTAATCTAGTTACTTTTTATGCACATAACTATGGGTtcataacagaaataaaatgaaaaagaaaaagagaactgATTAACATTTACACAATAAGAGCTGAACACGTACATCTATATTACTCAGTAAGGCCCCCAGTCCTTCAAGGCCATATGGAGTAATATAGCTTTTCTTACTGTAGTAaatcaaaagaacaaaacatgtCATTCCTAAATTCTACAAGTATTTACACTTTcaaggttttgtttctttggaagACTAGCTACCAGCTCATATCCCTGCAATTTTAAGTTGGTTAGAAAGCTATCTATGGAAGATTTGTATTTATACTACACCTATTTCTTGTTGCACTCTTCTGGGGATGCCAGAGAtggttttcctcctcctcaacTTTCGTCTCCGCTGTAGTACAGATTGTGAATGAACAAGAGAGCAGCGTATACTAGCCTCTCTGTCAAAACCAACTCCTGCAACCCATAAATAGGTCTCATTAGCCTTTAGAAATAGTAAACAAATTTTCATGGCTGGAACACAGTGGAGGTATGTGAGCTTGGATTAAGCCTGTGAATAAACATAAGGGAGCCCTTATGTAGCTCTTATGTAAATTATATCACAGTATATCACAGTTTTACGTCTAATTCCAGCTCCCCCTCAGCAGCCTGGTCTGCCAAAAATAACAGAaggcatgaaaagaaaaagaacagaaaaaggaaagaaaatcaggaAAGCAAATAGAGAGCTCTTGGTAGCAGGGCATCTTTCTTATAGCTATTTATCTATCTGTCATAGGGACAATGACAGTAACTTATCTGCAAAGCATTATCTGTTCACCTGTAGCCTGACTTATTTTAAGCAAATAAGcataagaaaacattttaaggtTCTAATGCCATATTGCAGTAGTTGGGTGCTTCTTAGGAGACCAATATGCCAAGGGAGCTAACATTTCAAAAAGGAAGGAGACAGCTAAAATGGGGCCAAGTCACCATGCAAGTTTAGAGAGCATTCTCTGTGACAATGACACATGACAGAGAGTGACACTAACAGGGAGCTGCCATTTACTTGCATACATCAGGAAGTGGCCTGATTTTCCTGTGTGCCCAGCACACGGTGGGAGTCTGCTCAGGTCATGCAATCAAGATCCTCGGTTTAGACTTAAAAGCACAAGATCTTGAGTACATTTGTTTATTGTTTGTTGACCACCTTCATACAGAATAGGTGAGAATTCATTGATTTCTTTATGTTTCCATGGCATTAGCAAAGGGAAGTGTCTTTCAGTTTGATTTTACGCTGTCTAGtcaaaaaaaagttaaaaggaGACTGACCAGAAGGCCAGTGCCCATCTGTGCTGGCTTTTTGCACAACTGTACGGTCACTCATGCTCTCTAAAGTTGACATGGGACAGGTTGGAAAAAATGTGCCAGGTCCATAAAAACACTAACATAAGGATTGCTGGTACAGTGGTTTGTAATCTTAAGAAGAACGAACAAactaaagcaaacaaaaggaaaaagaaatcctgatAAGAAGCTCTATTTTAATAGCGTATAATTATAGAAAACATAATTATACACAGACATACACATACATATTACATTACATAACAATGTAAAACATTAAAAAGTAACTTTCTTGTAAAAGTTCTTCTTGAAATCTACTACAGTGAAATAGAGGCTTCAGACAGATGTCCTGTAACCACCAATGCCCCTGGAATAAGCAGAGGAAGAACTTTCTTTAATATGGAACAAAAGTGCCGTAAACTCCAACAACAATCATTTTCAAAAAAGTGAACATTTCTCAGGGTTGGGAGaagcttaaaaaacaaaaccagagaacTAAAAGCAAactttttgaaacaaaaaaatcaatcagCATCATTGCTGGTTTTCCAGCAACTGTGAGTTAGCTGAACATGCTCTGTGTGCCAGATGCACGGGGGTCATCTCCGAGAAGGAAGTGGAAGAGGGTATTTCTTCCCCGTGATGCATACAAATTATTCCCATTAGTGCTAATGAGAATGATACACATAAACATCCAGAAGATTACATACCATTCTTGATCTGTAAAACTGATCAGTGGAAATTTGGTTCCAATGTATGGCAGGTGGAGTCTAGGCAAAAATGGCTATTACTGGAAAAGTTAACATTGGTCCCAGTCCTAACTGCCCTCTGGCTGCACTAGGTGACACTAGCCCTGTTGGAAAGCCTGCTCTGGTAAGGGTCCTGTATTGAAACTAGAAGGAGCATCATTTTATCACCAGCTTTACCTCATGGAAATACGCCACATAATCTATGACTTTGTGTGGGGATTTCCagaggcagtgcccagcctaTGACCTTGACCAGCTGGCTGGTGatctgcagcccagcagggtgTATGCAGGCAGTCCTGCCACCCAGCTGCCAGTCCTCCTGTGGCCAGAGCACTGTCCTGGAGAAAGGGACACCCACTCCTGGCTGCCACCTCCgcagggaggcagggctggtggcactgtGCAGTGTCACCTCCTCTGCCAGGACAGAGGGGAGCTGGGACTGTTACTGTCACTGGGAGGAGTCATGCAGCTGACGGGGGAGCAGATGGGGACTTGTGACCGTGATGCTGTAAGCCCAAAAGCCTTGGTtgtgagctggagctggactgGGGGCATACAACTCTCTCCAGCACCATGGTGAATCCTACAGCCTGTCTTGCAGGAAGGTTTGTGCACCACTGATAGACATGAGGAAGAACAGTGGACGTGAGGGGCTGTGACTTTACCCCAACCCCCCAGTTACTGGGAAAacagaattaaataaaaatattttttctggagAATGAAGGTTAACTGAAAACCCCCTTCTTTTTTCCTGATTGTTTACATTGAAGTCCATAACTGTGAAAGCCCACTTTATGCTCCTAAGTTAATCAAAACTTGGTACTTGAAAATATTATTGAGGAAAATTCAGATCAACTTTATGTTTACCATAGCCctctggaaggaaagaaagagaaaaagagaaagagaaaaacagccTGATTTTTGATTCTGGAAATAAGTAATCTATCACATTTAATAAGTTATATACCTGCTGCTTCTATGAACAAGTTCTCCTTCAAATAAATCTAGTCAAATATATCCAAACGTtatagaaatgaaagaaaatgccATTACTATACCTTCAGCATAGCTGCATGTAAAGAGATCTCAGAGCGATGGTTTGCATGCTACACATTCATGCCTTGCATGTTTAAAGCACTGCAAATAGTAGCCTACATTCTCTAGTTTCTCTTCTCCTGCTACACATGATAATCATATGATTAATTTTGGTGGCTTTCTGCATTATTTCAGTCAGCTACATTCAAAAAGTTATTTGAGGTCTTTGTTAATACAGATTGTAGGTTATATACACAACAAAAGTACATTGTTTATACAGGGAACTAGGGTAATGTTACACCATATAACATGACTGAAAATATGGGCCAAACTAATCCTAGATGCAGCTTCAGTGACTCCAGCAGTCACGCATAAGGGATGAATTTAGCCCACTGTCTTTCAGAAACTAAATCTTCAGGCTAGGATCTTTGCCCCAAGACTGCACAATCTCATGACTTCaaataaattaaacaaaataagTACTTGACCTCCCTTGAACCATGcaataaatacaaaaagaaatagaagagaTTTGTACCAGTGACATTGATGGGGATAATGCAAGAAGAAATCACTTGGGCATcttgtttcattttctcctcTGGAGTTGGGAGAGGTAGTGCTTTACTCCAATTGGTTTGTTTATCCAGTGTAGAAGGGATATTATGTATTGGATTTTTCGGCCTCTGCCCTAGCATGACATCTGTATCTTCGTCCTCTGGTGGATGGGACTGCAAATGAATACATTCAAAATCAGTGTCTCCCACTCAGGCACACAAGGCTAATTTTGAAACAAAGCAGACACACAAATCAGAAATCAATTACAGGGAAGCAGGAAGGAATCGTTCTAAGTCACACAGCACCAGCCATTCTCCAATGGAAACCTAGCATCCTGCTAATAGGAGAAAAACACCTCAGCATACTGGAACTCAGCACATTTACAGTGACATTTACAGGCCATCTCCTCTGTCAGAAGGGGCACATCCTGCATTCCTGCATAGCCATGGCGAGTGTGTCCTCAGTTACCACAAGCATTAGACATGTGGGATCTCATTTGCAACTGCAACTGGCCTCATAGAACCATTCATTCAAGCATCAGAAGGTCCAAAGTTTTAAAGAAGACCCATCCATATTTCAGAATAAccatttgcatttcatttgtACTAACACAGACCAAGAGCAGACCATAGTACAGCCATCCAACAGCTGTGAGGTGGGAAGTGGCAGGTGTTGacagtgctgggacagggagaTAACAACCAAAGAAAAGAGTATTCACCaccagaagaaattaaaaagattGTTTAGAAACCATGCATATTTTTATATCATACTACAAGAAGCACTAGATGCTGAAGATgaagaaacagagagaaaagtaAACAGCATGAAAGAAACACAGacggtttgttttcttttggaagaaaCAACAAATCCCCCAATACCCTGTCTTgtaaagagaaataaagcaaGTGCATTTTCGTGTGGTGCTGGCTGCCAACTTGGGTTGGAGGGGGAGTCTCTttgtttgcaaaaaaaaaaaaaagtttctgttttgtttggaaGGGACAGAGGGGAGAAACTTACCTTTACCTTCTTCTGCCTAatttccctcccttcttccaTTAATACATTCTTCTGTAAGCTGTGACAACTCTTTGGCCAGCTCAGGACATCTGCCTGCCTCTCATTTTTTAGAAATGAAGTGCAATCCCTTTCAGACAGGCTTTCTCTTCAGTCTTGAATTCCCAGCTGCTTAACTACCAGCCTTCCCTCATTCATGCCTGCTGTTTACACTTTATTTGCCAGTGTTAGTTTCGGTAGCAAACAgggcaaaaataaaatgttgctCTACATTGCCATGGCAGAGCATTGAGCAGGTGGGTGTTGAACACTGCAGGATCATGCCCTTTCTGCCATTGTACTTTTGCCATTCCTCCGCCCAGGCTCCTCACAAATCCTGAGGGAATTAACCATCTCAGGCTTGCCAAACAGCATTTACGTCCCGGCCCCAAAAGCATTAAAGACCTTAACTCTGCAGCTACTGTTTAAACTGTCAGAGGCACTTACTTACCTGGTCAGTgtcacctcctgcagcacccccagacccaaGACAACACAGGTTTCTTCTTCTCCCGCCCGCAGAAAACCCTCTTTTCCCACGTAGGATTTCAGTCAAACATTGCAGCCTTCTTTCTGCCTGCAGCTTTTGTGCCGATTCCCGGCAGGCAGACGTGAATAGCTCATATAAACTTCAAGCACAAAAGACTTTGTTTCCTAGGtaactcccccccccccccccgccctaAGTTTGATGCATGCATGCAAAAAACGCACCCTTGCACGCACGCAGAGGCACATggacacactcacacacacacacacagacacacacacgcTGCATTTGTTGCCGAATTCATCCTTCCCTGGATGACAAAGAAGTGCTGGACAAAgctggctgccagagctcctACTCTCCAAGCTGTGGCATCACCAAATGGCCAGAGAATAAATACCTGCTGTTGGTGTGGCGTTGTCCAAACCATTTCCTACCGTTTAGGAAAAAACAAGGGGCAGTTGCAAAACATGGCAAGAGAATTAAATGCAATTGCTAACGCTATTGAGTCTGTCTGA contains the following coding sequences:
- the NHS gene encoding actin remodeling regulator NHS isoform X2; translated protein: MPFAKRTVEPQRLCRRQPAASVLEESWGAEPPPPPRDPPPEEPGAASEGAEAAGGGEREAAAVLMVLDLCSVSNVALSRILRQLSDVARHACTLFQEVEADIQGTHRRVRALHGRIAGLQGAVRGLDPKQEAVPVSNLDAESKLSVYYRAPWHQQRNIFLPSSRPPCVEELHRHAKQHLRALRREHRSRADNREQKVQGPLAVVAPPFPPFPAICSQKRQAIKDRHLLPSHPPEDEDTDVMLGQRPKNPIHNIPSTLDKQTNWSKALPLPTPEEKMKQDAQVISSCIIPINVTDSDESPVARERNVIVHTNPEFPGSSNRRLGTRDSECQTEEILIAAPSRRRIRAQRGQSVVASLSHSTGNILVLADNGDAVFAAAVSNRIRSRSLPREGARASEGHQDATAKSAGYEAEHFLAGQERIPKKGKEILSKQGSQEPIGLTCPQHLHSPEHSIGERGRSRLSRMVDSGSCEISSNSDTFGSPIHSISTAGVLLSSHMDQKDDHQSSSGNWSGSSSTCPSQTSETIPPAASPPLTGSSHCDSELSLNTAPNANEDSNVFITEQFGDHADKVRGHRASSFTSTVADLLDDPNNSNTSDSEWNYLHHHHDASCRQDFSPERPKADSLGCPSFTSMATYDSFLEKTPSDKADTSSHFSVDTEGYYTSMHFDCGLKGNKSYICNYAAPGSESGQTGSVTSSLADYAWQECVSHRRQARQCISLKKPKAKPAPPKRSSSLRKSEGSTDLPDKIEPKIGGGQHVSHTAREMKLPLEFSNTPSRVEGPNLPAKQELPWPNQDDGGLKDTPFDTASIPSFKDEGAEQPHYADLWLLNDLKSSDPYRSLSNSSTATGTTVIECIKSPESSESQTSQSGSRATTPSLPSVDNEFKLASPEKLAGLASPSSGYSSQSETPTSSFPTAFFSGPLSPGGSKRKPKVPERKSSLQQPLSKDGTASVSKDLELPIIPPTHLDLSALHNVLSKPFAHRHQLHTFSHSKQSAVGDALQPGPPSALAITPSVLKSVHLRAVNKPEGVKHKGSTPDLLCIQETTLMATEVSPGKMRPLLAKKPVSRQYSTDEAIMLYIDTSPAEAGPGKPPLEKSSSFSGQNSCEREAVTSASMGLVEIKPGNEQTHLATERLPESSPNQTCAIPMDGFQKGSAVPTSDDETKKPVQGAEIVHDLQQVQAEQELSTGSEGKVEVGPVDESPAQAEGPAITHQFKHEPDVSHHVPGNINYEAEMAAVDSLSEEGCKQENDITSGIPTKSASDDSRADETVGGADEPSLKESSPSDESIMSPLSEESQADTEDAFVSPNKPRTTEDLFAVIHRSKRKVLGRKDSGDLSVRNRLRASSGTSSQPPTSSTLPTSNMPPASSVGTPISSQRSPGLIYRNAKKSNTSNEEFKLLLLKKGSRSDSSYRMSATEILKSPILPKSPGDLTADALQSTEESPPTTSPDALSPLSPCSPRVNTEGFSSKNFPMSASSRVGRSRAPPAASSSRYSVRCRLYNTPMQAISEGDTENSDGSPHDDRSSQSST
- the NHS gene encoding actin remodeling regulator NHS isoform X6, producing MPFAKRTVEPQRLCRRQPAASVLEESWGAEPPPPPRDPPPEEPGAASEGAEAAGGGEREAAAVLMVLDLCSVSNVALSRILRQLSDVARHACTLFQEVEADIQGTHRRVRALHGRIAGLQGAVRGLDPKQEAVPVSNLDAESKLSVYYRAPWHQQRNIFLPSSRPPCVEELHRHAKQHLRALRREHRSRADNREQKVQGPLAVVAPPFPPFPAICSQKRQAIKDRHLLPFNRTRSPSPIECCHMTPWSRKSHPPEDEDTDVMLGQRPKNPIHNIPSTLDKQTNWSKALPLPTPEEKMKQDAQVISSCIIPINVTGVGFDREASIRCSLVHSQSVLQRRRKLRRRKTISGIPRRVQQEIDSDESPVARERNVIVHTNPEFPGSSNRRLGTRDSECQTEEILIAAPSRRRIRAQRGQSVVASLSHSTGNILVLADNGDAVFAAAVSNRIRSRSLPREGARASEGHQDATAKSAGYEAEHFLAGQERIPKKGKEILSKQGSQEPIGLTCPQHLHSPEHSIGERGRSRLSRMVDSGSCEISSNSDTFGSPIHSISTAGVLLSSHMDQKDDHQSSSGNWSGSSSTCPSQTSETIPPAASPPLTGSSHCDSELSLNTAPNANEDSNVFITEQFGDHADKVRGHRASSFTSTVADLLDDPNNSNTSDSEWNYLHHHHDASCRQDFSPERPKADSLGCPSFTSMATYDSFLEKTPSDKADTSSHFSVDTEGYYTSMHFDCGLKGNKSYICNYAAPGSESGQTGSVTSSLADYAWQECVSHRRQARQCISLKKPKAKPAPPKRSSSLRKSEGSTDLPDKIEPKIGGGQHVSHTAREMKLPLEFSNTPSRVEGPNLPAKQELPWPNQDDGGLKDTPFDTASIPSFKDEGAEQPHYADLWLLNDLKSSDPYRSLSNSSTATGTTVIECIKSPESSESQTSQSGSRATTPSLPSVDNEFKLASPEKLAGLASPSSGYSSQSETPTSSFPTAFFSGPLSPGGSKRKPKVPERKSSLQQPLSKDGTASVSKDLELPIIPPTHLDLSALHNVLSKPFAHRHQLHTFSHSKQSAVGDALQPGPPSALAITPSVLKSVHLRAVNKPEGVKHKGSTPDLLCIQETTLMATEVSPGKMRPLLAKKPVSRQYSTDEAIMLYIDTSPAEAGPGKPPLEKSSSFSGQNSCEREAVTSASMGLVEIKPGNEQTHLATERLPESSPNQTCAIPMDGFQKGSAVPTSDDETKKPVQGAEIVHDLQQVQAEQELSTGSEGKVEVGPVDESPAQAEGPAITHQFKHEPDVSHHVPGNINYEAEMAAVDSLSEEGCKQENDITSGIPTKSASDDSRADETVGGADEPSLKESSPSDESIMSPLSEESQADTEDAFVSPNKPRTTEDLFAVIHRSKRKVLGRKDSGDLSVRNRLRASSGTSSQPPTSSTLPTSNMPPASSVGTPISSQRSPGLIYRNAKKSNTSNEEFKLLLLKKGSRSDSSYRMSATEILKSPILPKSPGDLTADALQSTEESPPTTSPDALSPLSPCSPRVNTEGFSSKNFPMSASSRVGRSRAPPAASSSRYSVRCRLYNTPMQAISEGDTENSDGSPHDDRSSQSST